TTGTTTGTCTCGATGCACTTGGGTGCTGGCCGGTCGTCGAGAAAAACGTTCCAGAACGCTCCAAAAGAACATATTTCTTcggaagaaaagcgagagatgTGCAGGGATTTTCCGTCCGGCGGGCAGTCTCGTCCCCAGTTGCCTGGTCACCTCTCGTCGCTTCAGTGGGTGCACACTTCAAATGTCGGAGACGCCTCGAGCACCTTATCTGAGCgatgaaaaaaaaagaatcTGAAAATCAAGTTGAGCATTATGCGTAGTGTGCACTTGGTCAACTCTCAGCGCGTTCGCGTGCGAGCACAGCTTTTACGCGGTAATGCATTGTTTCCTGCCCCCGACCCCGTTTGCGACACAAGCACGAGGACGACCATTTCAGAGCGGTTCGGTTTATGATCGCCGGACTCTCACTCATTAGCGTTTTCTCCTTGAAGCGAAGGGAAAGGAGCAGGAAACGTTCAGTTTTTTTCCAGAGTGATTTATCTTTTGCACAGTCGTGGGAGACGAACTGGGCGCTCGGTTGTACGGCCGAAGCGGTGTGCGTCTCCCTGGAGCCGTTGGCCTTCACCTCTGGCACAGTATGTGAATTTCGGCCACAAGGTTCGTTGACTGAGTCCCTCAAGAGGGTAATCGCGCGCAGGCTAGAGTATATCTACACAGATATTTGTGGTTTAGGGTGGACCCGGTTTTGTCACGTACTTTCCCTTAGATACCGTAACCCGAGGAATAGCTGTCGACTGTGGGGTGCCGAGTGTCACAGGAATCCTCGTCGTCCTTTGTGTTCCACGGCCTCTCAAGAAAAGATTcggtttcgtttttcgcgaaTTCGGCTGCAAAACAGTGCACGGCAGGAGAAGTCTAGCTTCCTTAGCTTGGACAAGGACGAGAGTAGTGGATCCCTCGGCCGCACCGATGCCGTAGTGTTTCAGCTCACACATCACAAACTGACCGAAAGCTGCTGACCGACCTTCTCGACGTTAAACTTCCATCAGGGATGTATAAGCTTGAGCGGTGAAATGTGTGCGGAGTTCGAGAGCCGGATTCTGGCGCTGCCGCTTCTCCCCACCGTCGGGCACTTTCTCAACCGGCAAAGCCGTCGCGAACTAAACCTAGATCGCCAAGGCAAGCATTTTCTTCAGATGCTCGGTTCAGGGTTCAGGGGACGTTCACCAGGTGTATTCTTAGAACGACGCACGTTATCGGAGGCGCACATAGAGGTTATCCTGTGAGGATATACACTGTGGCAAACCTCATGAGCATACTCGTAGACATCTGTGTAACGGTAAAGAGAGCATTTTACCTAGCGTTTTGCACGCTGTTCGCCCGCACGACAGTACTTGCTGCGGCAGCTGGCGTGACTAATATTGAGTCAGTCGGAAGCCCAGCTGTACAGCTGGTTTGTGCAGGCGCTCCATATGCGAAAGTCCTGAACTCACCGCCCGCTCCTTTAGCTACGCTCAAACGACCTCTGAACTCGAGTTACAGAGGTCTCAGTGCGATCGGCGGCTTGTGTTCCTACATTCAGGTCTATATGTCTCTTCTGGTTCGATGAAAAATTCGGGGTTGTGATCATGTGGTTGACACTGTGACCGTCTGTGAGACACTGCCGTACTAGGCGGGCAGGTATATCTGTCCGTCGCTACCAAAATTGGCACTGGGAAGTTCTTTTATCCTCTTCATTTACCGAGGAAACGGCACAGCTGCTCGAGGTGGCGCAGTGGTGGCGTGCGGACACCCTTAGTCGAATGTAGGTTACCCCAACGTCTGCGGAGCACTCGGAACGCTGTGAGTGCTGATAGACGAGCCCCTGCGATGGCAACGGTGCGTTTGTCCATCTGCTAAGAAACGTACAACGATGTAGACGAAAGGCCAGATGGATAAGAGGCACGATCTTCACGGGGCAACTGCTCACACATGTGCCTCTCAGATTGGACGGTATCCAACGGGACCAACACACACAGGTGTGGTGTGTCGTTAATCATAGCGGCATGCCACTTAAAGTTTCGGGACTTTCCATCGTCTGCTTACCCCTGTTATTCTCTGAAATGTTCGGCATTCTTCTTCACACTCTACATCCGTTCAAGAACTCCCGTGGTTGTATGGCTTTTTCCGCTACCGAGAAACAAGCTTGTAGCGTCAGTAAGCGACCTACGCGTCAGGGACGCAGCGACCTAAAGAGCGACACGGGCATCGTGGCCTGCCCTCAACAGGGAGAACTCGCCGAGATACTTCTTGCGTTCGCTTGTTTTATACGTCCACATTCTCATATGCGACTGACCACCTGCTCAGGACCGACCGTGTCAGAGCATACACGTTGGGCAGACCAGCAAAGCCGTTTCGATGAAGTCGGTGTCTTGTGTAGTCAAAGGTTTTGCTgggttcgtcttctctcatACACAAACAGGTATGGCTATGTACTGCCGGCGCGGGGTTACGTGCGAAAGATCTGATCAACAGTCTCGTGTGTCAAAATGGTAAGACTTACCTGTGAGTAGCCTGACAAGCCGCTGTCGATGAGCAGTGCCTAGAAAACGTCcgtctgtgtgtgttttccaagaattttcctgtttttttgtCGTCCGTCACTCCTCTGTGGTCTCATGCTGTCCGTGGAGGGGGGGGGTGCTCAAATCCAAAGTCGGGAACGAGTACTTGCCCGGTGCCTGAGTTGggctttgtttctctcgatcTTCCTCATGTGGCAGCAAAGTAAATCCTTTTTTCGCGCTGGAGATCTTTGATGGGGGAAAGTTGAGTCGGTTCGTCCTGTCTTCGTCAAGGAGCAGGTGACAACTGTGCCAGAGGAAAAGCTTGTCTAGTCATTCCATTATGCTTACCTCCGGAATGAGGGAATTTACTAGAGAGGAGCATCGCGTAGAAGGTTTCAGCAAACGGGTGTGTGGTGTGGAGCGTCTGATGAGGCAGGTACACTGTAAAGTGCCTCTTCGACTCATCATTCACTACTTTCTCTGCGTAGAATTTGACAGTCGAGCACTGtgtagagaaaacaagaaaacgcaggTGTCGTAGATATGATTCAGAGAAATCAGATGAAAGAAGGATTTCTCAGTGCTTTGTAGGAGCCGGCATTTTACCTTAAGACGAGAGAATATCAGGTGTTTTTGTATAATTGTTGAAATGCGCTTCTTCGAGGAACGGAAGTTGTTACCGGATATAGTGGACAATGGGTTAATGCGAGTGTAGTGCCGCCTATTTCACGCGAGAGGTTGCCGTTGGCGATGCGCAAGAGCACGACTAGACAATTAAACCCAAAGTTTTATGCGGGACGTATATACTTTTCGTCGTGTCCCGGAAactgtatgtatatgtttcGAGTTGTATTACTCAGTGTCATTTTGCTTGATGTTCATTCTTCAGGCGTGATGGAACTGGGTACGTCAACGATATGGCGGTTCACGTTTTCGGATGAGCTCCTCAGCGTGTGTGCACATGTATGTGTAAAGCCACGTACATGCATAGGTAAGACGATCACCATAATTGTCAGCAAAAGACAATGCAACAAACCAATTCCTCTTCACTCGTAAGCACGCCAAGGGTTTCTCTGGAGGTGCCGCCGGAGTTGCTTGTGACTTCAAAAGCGCCTGAAAAGAAGGTACTTGCTTCTCGATTCTTGTTGTCATTATATCGGCTGTGTCGTCTTCACGTTACAGGGATTCACATCCATTCTAATTTGTGTGGCTTGCATGGGTTCACTCTCACGTTTCACGACGCGGTAGAGCagtgtgtctttttctctgccccTTGTTCTCGCGCGGTCGGTGGTGAATGCGGAGCACAGGGACAGTTGAATTGTGGCGCTGGTCTCTTGATGCTGCGCCGAGCTACACACCACGCACAATTGATGCGTGACAAAACCGGCGTGGAGTTTGTTTTTCGTTATGCCACCGTGGACGGCCTCAATGTACACTGACGGACGCGAACACCTTTCTGAAATTCCTTATGGCACATGCGTTTTTAAATCTACTACAGGATTATACGGCGAACCCGAAAAAGTTGAAAACCTTGTCTTTGTGTCAGTGTGCTTGGGTGGGCGCTgggtgtgcgtgtgtgtggagagaggcaaatGAAAAGACATTTGtctgcacatgcacatacactGTGTTTATGTGCGTCCAATTCCGCAAGAGACATTACTTCGAAGCTTCGGAGCACATGGCTCTGTTGTTGTCTGCTCGTGTCTGGATTTCGGCGGTGGTACGGCTCGTTTTGCCTTTTTCGAGATGGACAGACGGCACACAGACCGCTGTACGTGCTTCGCTACACAATTCATACGGTTCCGTGAGTCGCCCTCCGCAGACGAAAGAtggggaagaaacgagattcagaaacgcagagctCTTCTTTCATCAGTGGAAAGATGTGCACATCGACCCACCCATGCGTGCCAGCAGAAAATCCATTGCATTCTGGGTGGTTTGCGTAAAGAGAGGTTTTGACaaaaacagagggaaagaaagaggcatTCCACACTTTGTGCTCTCcttcagagagacacagacacactggATGGGACTGAACCTCCGGCTATACTACTTCTTTTCACGACGCcagaaaccgagaaaagcGGAAGCACACGGACGAAAAGCTAcatcccctcttcttctgtctgcaggAAGAACACTCCGGCGCGGTAGCACCTGACCCCCGTGtggcaactgcatgcgcgccacTAGACGCGTGCATCTGGCCAAAAAGATTAGGTTGCACCTACGTTTTGGTATCAGCAAAGCTTTGCCTACATTACT
This Toxoplasma gondii ME49 chromosome VIII, whole genome shotgun sequence DNA region includes the following protein-coding sequences:
- a CDS encoding hypothetical protein (encoded by transcript TGME49_270040), whose product is MIAGLSLISVFSLKRRERSRKRSVFFQSDLSFAQSWETNWALGCTAEAVCVSLEPLAFTSGTVCEFRPQGSLTESLKRVIARRLEYIYTDICGLGWTRFCHVLSLRYRNPRNSCRLWGAECHRNPRRPLCSTASQEKIRFRFSRIRLQNSARQEKSSFLSLDKDESSGSLGRTDAVVFQLTHHKLTESC
- a CDS encoding hypothetical protein (encoded by transcript TGME49_270030~Signal peptide predicted by SignalP 2.0 HMM (probability 0.952) with cleavage site probability 0.490 at residue 22~Predicted trans-membrane domain (TMHMM2.0):6-29), with the translated sequence MPLKVSGLSIVCLPLLFSEMFGILLHTLHPFKNSRGCMAFSATEKQACSVSKRPTRQGRSDLKSDTGIVACPQQGELAEILLAFACFIRPHSHMRLTTCSGPTVSEHTRWADQQSRFDEVGVLCSQRFCWVRLLSYTNRYGYVLPARGYVRKI
- a CDS encoding hypothetical protein (encoded by transcript TGME49_270020), translated to MAHAFLNLLQDYTANPKKLKTLSLCQCAWVGAGCACVWREANEKTFVCTCTYTVFMCVQFRKRHYFEASEHMALLLSARVWISAVVRLVLPFSRWTDGTQTAVRASLHNSYGSVSRPPQTKDGEETRFRNAELFFHQWKDVHIDPPMRASRKSIAFWVVCVKRGFDKNRGKERGIPHFVLSFRETQTHWMGLNLRLYYFFSRRQKPRKAEAHGRKATSPLLLSAGRTLRRGST